The following are encoded together in the Choloepus didactylus isolate mChoDid1 chromosome 7, mChoDid1.pri, whole genome shotgun sequence genome:
- the LOC119540068 gene encoding TIP41-like protein, producing the protein MMIHGFQSSHQDFSFGPWKLTASKTHIMKSADVEKLADELHMPSLPEMMFGNNVLRIQHGFGFGIEFNATDALRCVNNYQGMLKVACAEEWQESRMEGEHSKDVIKPYDWTYTTDYKGTLLGESLKLKVVPTTDHIDTEKLKAREQIKFFEVLLFEDELHDHGVSSLSVKIRVMPSSFFLLLRFFLRIDGVLIRMNDTRLYHEAGKTYMLREYTSRESKIANLMHVSPSLFTEPNEISQHLPIKEAICEKLIFPERIDPNPADSQESTLVE; encoded by the coding sequence ATGATGATCCATGGCTTCCAGAGCAGCCACCAGGACTTCTCCTTCGGGCCCTGGAAGCTGACGGCATCCAAGACCCACATCATGAAGTCAGCGGATGTGGAGAAGCTAGCTGATGAGTTACATATGCCATCTCTCCCTGAAATGATGTTTGGAAACAATGTTTTAAGAATCCAGCATGGCTTTGGCTTTGGGATTGAGTTCAATGCTACAGATGCCTTAAGATGTGTAAATAACTACCAAGGAATGCTTAAAGTAGCCTGTGCTGAAGAGTGGCAGGAAAGCAGGATGGAAGGTGAACACTCCAAAGATGTTATTAAACCATATGATTGGACCTATACAACAGATTATAAGGGAACATTACTTGGAGAATCACTTAAGTTAAAGGTTGTACCTACAACAGATCATATAGATACAGAGAAACTAAAAGCCAGAGAACAGATTAAGTTTTTTGAAGTTCTTCTGTTTGAGGATGAACTTCATGACCATGGAGTTTCAAGCCTGAGTGTGAAAATTAGAGTAATGCCTTCTAGCTTTTTCCTGCTGTTACGGTTTTTCTTGAGAATTGATGGGGTGCTTATCAGGATGAATGATACGAGACTTTACCATGAGGCCGGCAAGACCTATATGTTACGAGAATATACATCGCGAGAGAGCAAAATTGCTAATTTAATGCATGTTTCACCTTCCCTGTTCACGGAACCTAATGAAATATCCCAGCATTTACCAATAAAGGAGGCCATTTGTGAGAAGCTGATATTTCCAGAAAGAATCGATCCTAATCCTGCAGACTCACAAGAAAGTACACTTGTGGAATAG